The Catenuloplanes niger genome includes a window with the following:
- a CDS encoding hybrid sensor histidine kinase/response regulator: MGRTTEPGSDEAVLSLSLDGRITDAGDGTRTLLGYRPEELFGRPVEDVIPEPGGLLSGPRHDLGATVRSDSAHFELSCRCADGTVFPATVTVWRSMEEHGLTITAAIRRLSTEDKLAGAINLVGALVRSSHDAIIAADRDGMITIWNPAAERLYGYTAAEMLGRSRSTLFPADGLQLEEERFRRTISGSHVEMFSAVRRCKDGRLITVAATISPIADAQGHIIGVAGFSRDIGETNRAQSMFRGLLNALPMGIIGIGEDGLIRFVNPETERLFGYAAEEVLGLPVEHLLPRSGTAGESLQGVRKDGSRFPAEVSLSPIDVGSETLISATVVDTTARIAAEAEHTRLQQELNAALRLESVGQLAGGVAHHFNNLLAIIDSHAGFVAEELSGPVTGASYREALTDIAQIRKTVDRASEYARQLLAFGRREVARPVRHDISRTVADVYALLSHSLGDNITLTTKTHQDLPPVVVDPGQLEQTLVNLALNARDAMPHGGRLSITAEPCTKSAPGARPSRHVKIRVTDTGTGMPADVLERAFEPFFTTKDPVSFAGMGLAVAHGMVTAAGGEISISSDPGRGTTVVILLPTDDVLEPRRDPDETVPGNGAETDGRHTILVVDDEPDLREVVRRMLGKSGYDVLTAANGHEALEKAGAHAGRIDLLITDIMMPEMSGTELAEQLREAREGLPVLFMSGYAAPVLAEKGTLAPGTILLQKPFRKQELITAVGNVLSVSV; this comes from the coding sequence ATGGGCAGGACCACCGAGCCTGGCAGCGACGAGGCCGTGCTATCGCTCTCCCTCGACGGCCGGATCACCGACGCCGGTGACGGCACCCGCACCTTGCTCGGCTACCGCCCGGAAGAGCTCTTCGGCCGCCCGGTCGAGGACGTCATCCCCGAGCCCGGCGGACTGCTCAGCGGTCCCCGGCACGACCTCGGCGCCACGGTCCGCAGCGACTCCGCCCATTTCGAGCTGAGCTGCCGCTGCGCGGACGGCACGGTCTTCCCGGCCACGGTCACGGTGTGGCGCAGCATGGAGGAGCACGGGCTCACCATCACGGCCGCGATCCGCAGGCTGAGCACCGAGGACAAGCTCGCCGGCGCGATAAACCTGGTCGGGGCGCTGGTCCGGTCCTCGCACGACGCGATCATCGCGGCCGACCGGGACGGTATGATCACGATCTGGAACCCGGCCGCCGAGCGCCTCTACGGCTACACCGCGGCGGAGATGCTGGGTCGCTCGCGCAGCACGCTGTTCCCCGCGGACGGGCTGCAGCTGGAGGAGGAACGATTCCGCCGGACCATCTCCGGCAGCCACGTCGAGATGTTCTCCGCGGTCCGCCGGTGCAAGGACGGCCGGCTGATCACGGTCGCGGCCACCATCTCGCCGATCGCGGACGCACAGGGCCACATCATCGGCGTGGCCGGCTTCTCCCGGGACATCGGCGAGACGAACCGGGCGCAGAGCATGTTCCGCGGGCTGCTGAACGCGCTGCCGATGGGGATCATCGGGATCGGCGAGGACGGGCTGATCCGCTTCGTGAACCCGGAGACCGAACGGCTCTTCGGCTACGCCGCGGAGGAGGTGCTGGGCCTGCCGGTCGAGCACCTGCTCCCCCGGTCCGGCACGGCGGGCGAGTCGCTCCAGGGGGTCCGGAAGGACGGCAGCCGCTTCCCGGCCGAGGTCTCGCTCTCCCCGATCGACGTGGGCTCCGAGACGCTGATCTCCGCCACGGTCGTGGACACCACCGCGCGGATCGCGGCCGAGGCGGAGCACACCCGGCTGCAGCAGGAGCTGAACGCGGCGCTGCGGCTGGAGAGCGTGGGCCAGCTGGCCGGCGGCGTCGCGCACCACTTCAACAACCTGCTGGCGATCATCGACTCGCACGCCGGGTTCGTGGCCGAGGAGCTGAGCGGGCCGGTCACCGGCGCCAGCTACCGGGAGGCGCTCACCGACATCGCGCAGATCCGCAAGACCGTGGACCGGGCCAGCGAGTACGCCCGGCAGCTGCTGGCGTTCGGCCGGCGCGAGGTGGCCCGGCCGGTGCGGCACGACATCTCACGTACCGTCGCGGACGTCTACGCCCTGCTCAGCCACTCGCTCGGCGACAACATCACGCTCACCACGAAGACACACCAGGACCTGCCGCCGGTGGTGGTCGACCCGGGTCAGCTGGAGCAGACGCTGGTCAACCTGGCGCTCAACGCGCGTGACGCCATGCCGCACGGCGGCCGGCTCAGCATCACGGCCGAGCCGTGCACGAAGAGCGCGCCCGGCGCGCGGCCCAGCCGGCACGTCAAGATCCGGGTCACCGACACCGGCACCGGCATGCCCGCGGACGTGCTGGAACGCGCGTTCGAGCCGTTCTTCACCACCAAGGACCCGGTCTCGTTCGCCGGCATGGGGCTGGCCGTGGCGCACGGCATGGTCACCGCGGCCGGCGGCGAGATCAGCATCTCGTCCGACCCGGGCCGGGGCACCACCGTGGTGATCCTGCTGCCCACGGACGACGTCCTCGAACCGCGCCGCGACCCGGACGAGACCGTGCCCGGCAACGGCGCGGAGACGGACGGCCGGCACACCATCCTGGTCGTCGACGACGAGCCGGACCTGCGCGAGGTGGTCCGGCGGATGCTCGGCAAGTCCGGCTACGACGTGCTCACGGCCGCGAACGGGCACGAGGCGCTGGAGAAGGCCGGCGCGCACGCCGGGCGCATCGATCTGCTGATCACCGACATCATGATGCCCGAGATGTCCGGTACGGAGCTGGCCGAGCAACTGCGCGAGGCCCGCGAGGGCCTGCCGGTGCTGTTCATGTCCGGGTAT
- the rpmB gene encoding 50S ribosomal protein L28: MASVCDVCGKGPGFGHNVSHSHRRTNRRWNPNIQTVRTPAGGGNTRKVQACTSCIKAGKVTRA; this comes from the coding sequence GTGGCTAGCGTCTGCGACGTCTGTGGCAAGGGGCCGGGCTTCGGCCACAACGTGTCCCACTCGCACCGGCGGACCAACCGCCGCTGGAACCCGAACATCCAGACGGTGCGCACCCCCGCCGGTGGCGGCAACACCCGCAAGGTCCAGGCCTGCACCTCGTGCATCAAGGCCGGCAAGGTCACTCGGGCATAA
- a CDS encoding DAK2 domain-containing protein, whose protein sequence is MLDTLDATVVRRWSGAGLIALRAHQREIDELNVYPVPDGDTGTNLVLTLTSAQRALALDLDNSAETGRTAHGHALHLMARGALLGARGNSGVIISQVLRGLADSLADEPEVRGRQLATALRAATAAAYSAVAEPVEGTVLSVLSAAADGASRAGTDDVAAVARAASEAAVVALARTPEQLPVLARAGVVDAGGRGLCLLLDALAESFHGDPAPVEEPPVPPSPHPRPPATPRETGSPDFAYEVQYLLDAADDAIDRLRRTLRGLGDSLVVVGSGGRPPVWHVHVHVNDVGAAIEAGVVAGRPHQITVTRFADHVATPPAPPSRARAAVVMADGPGLAELYAGEGAIVVGGNPSPRELLAAISGSDAEEIVLLPNDGDTRAVAVAAAREVSGPRVTVVPTRSPVQALAALAVRDDARSFEDDVIAMAEAAGACRWAEVTRASREALTMAGRCRAGDALGLIEGEVTLIGPDLTAVGTELLDRLLGGGGELVTLLFGADAPPGLEPTLRAHLAARWPYVEARGYDGGQPVYPLLIGVE, encoded by the coding sequence GTGCTGGACACCCTGGACGCGACGGTCGTGCGCCGCTGGAGCGGCGCCGGGCTGATCGCGCTCCGGGCGCACCAGCGCGAGATCGACGAGCTGAACGTCTACCCGGTGCCGGACGGTGACACCGGCACCAACCTGGTGCTCACGCTCACCTCCGCGCAGCGCGCGCTCGCGCTCGACCTGGACAACTCGGCCGAGACCGGCCGCACCGCGCACGGTCACGCGCTGCACCTGATGGCCCGCGGCGCGCTGCTCGGCGCGCGGGGCAACTCCGGCGTGATCATCTCGCAGGTGCTGCGCGGCCTGGCCGACTCGCTGGCCGACGAGCCCGAGGTGCGCGGCCGGCAGCTCGCCACGGCGCTGCGCGCGGCGACCGCGGCGGCCTACTCCGCGGTCGCCGAGCCGGTCGAGGGCACCGTGCTGTCCGTGCTGTCCGCGGCCGCGGACGGCGCGTCCCGCGCCGGGACCGACGACGTGGCCGCGGTGGCCCGCGCCGCGTCCGAGGCCGCGGTCGTCGCGCTGGCCCGCACGCCGGAGCAGCTGCCGGTGCTGGCCCGGGCCGGCGTGGTCGACGCCGGCGGCCGCGGCCTGTGCCTGCTGCTGGACGCGCTGGCCGAGTCGTTCCACGGCGACCCGGCCCCGGTCGAGGAGCCGCCGGTCCCGCCGTCGCCGCACCCGCGCCCGCCGGCCACCCCGCGGGAGACCGGCTCCCCCGACTTCGCCTACGAGGTGCAGTACCTGCTGGATGCGGCGGACGATGCGATCGACCGGCTCCGGCGCACGCTCCGCGGGCTCGGCGACTCGCTGGTCGTGGTCGGCTCCGGCGGCCGGCCACCGGTCTGGCACGTGCACGTCCACGTCAACGACGTGGGCGCGGCCATCGAGGCCGGGGTGGTCGCCGGCCGGCCGCACCAGATCACCGTCACCCGCTTCGCCGACCACGTGGCCACGCCGCCCGCGCCGCCGTCCCGCGCCCGCGCGGCCGTGGTGATGGCCGACGGCCCGGGTCTCGCCGAGCTCTACGCCGGCGAGGGCGCGATCGTGGTCGGCGGCAACCCGTCGCCGCGCGAGCTGCTCGCGGCGATCTCCGGCAGCGACGCCGAGGAGATCGTGCTGCTGCCGAACGACGGCGACACCCGCGCGGTCGCGGTCGCCGCGGCCCGCGAGGTGAGCGGCCCCCGGGTCACCGTGGTGCCGACCCGCTCACCGGTGCAGGCGCTGGCCGCGCTCGCGGTCCGGGACGACGCCCGCAGCTTCGAGGACGACGTGATCGCGATGGCCGAGGCGGCCGGCGCCTGCCGCTGGGCCGAGGTGACCCGGGCCAGCCGCGAGGCGCTGACCATGGCCGGGCGCTGCCGGGCCGGCGACGCGCTCGGCCTGATCGAGGGCGAGGTCACGCTGATCGGGCCGGACCTCACCGCGGTCGGCACCGAGCTGCTCGACCGGCTGCTCGGCGGCGGCGGCGAGCTGGTCACGCTGCTCTTCGGCGCGGACGCGCCACCCGGGCTGGAGCCGACGCTGCGCGCCCACCTGGCGGCCCGCTGGCCGTACGTGGAGGCGCGCGGTTACGACGGCGGCCAGCCCGTCTACCCCCTGCTGATCGGCGTGGAGTGA
- the recG gene encoding ATP-dependent DNA helicase RecG, protein MTETAVTVDTPLEKVLGAKSAKPLAEKLGLHTAGDLLYHFPRRHDQRGEHTDIRGLEVGEDVTIMAQVKRVESRQMRQRRGSLLEVLVGDDTGNTISLTFFSQPWRQRELKPGVWGMFAGKVTDFRGKRQLNSPEYLLLDSDDDGTGDIEEFAGAFISVYPAAAAVPTWTVAKAVRTVLDVITMPEDPLPARLRGEHGLMSLDRALREIHKPTDESDLYRAKHRLKWDEAFAVQLTLVQRKVRAASWPARPRPRREGGLLERFDAAMPFELTEGQAKVGEEIASDLGTPHPMHRLLQGEVGSGKTLVAVRAMLQVVDAGGQAVLLAPTEVLAAQHYRGIAELLGPLGRAGELDSDPDATRLTLVTGSLGAKAKRAALAEVASGQAGIVVGTHALLYEGVDFKDLGLVVVDEQHRFGVEQRDALRAKAAQPPHVLVMTATPIPRTVAMTVFGDLEVSVLAQLPRGRSPIASHVVPTAEKPAFFERAWRRMREEVQKGHQGYVVCPRIGSEDGDDEVEPPADGSDAKRPPIAVLEVAPILAEDFLKGVRIGILHGKLPADEKDAVMRAYAAGDIDVLIATTVIEVGVNVPNATVMIVLDADRFGVSQLHQLRGRVGRGSAAGLCLLVTDALEGTPARQRLDAVASTTDGFRLAELDLEQRREGDVLGAAQSGRRSHLRLLSLLRDQTMIAEARAEALALVRDDPELDRHPALAASVAALVDDERAEYLEKG, encoded by the coding sequence ATGACGGAGACGGCCGTCACGGTCGACACCCCCCTGGAGAAGGTCCTCGGCGCGAAGTCGGCGAAGCCGCTCGCGGAGAAGCTCGGCCTGCACACCGCGGGCGACCTGCTCTACCACTTCCCGCGCCGGCACGACCAGCGCGGCGAGCACACCGACATCCGCGGGCTGGAGGTCGGCGAGGACGTCACGATCATGGCCCAGGTCAAGCGGGTCGAGTCCCGGCAGATGCGGCAGCGCCGGGGCTCGCTGCTGGAGGTGCTGGTCGGCGACGACACCGGCAACACGATCTCGCTGACGTTCTTCAGTCAGCCGTGGCGGCAGCGCGAGCTGAAGCCGGGCGTGTGGGGCATGTTCGCCGGCAAGGTCACCGACTTCCGGGGCAAGCGGCAGCTCAACAGCCCGGAGTACCTGCTGCTCGACTCCGACGACGACGGGACCGGTGACATCGAGGAGTTCGCCGGCGCGTTCATCTCGGTCTACCCGGCCGCCGCCGCGGTGCCGACCTGGACCGTCGCCAAGGCCGTGCGGACCGTGCTCGACGTGATCACCATGCCGGAGGACCCGCTGCCCGCCCGGCTGCGCGGCGAGCACGGCCTGATGAGCCTGGACCGCGCGTTGCGGGAGATCCACAAGCCCACCGACGAGTCCGACCTCTACCGCGCCAAGCACCGCCTCAAGTGGGACGAGGCGTTCGCGGTGCAGCTCACGCTGGTCCAGCGCAAGGTGCGGGCCGCGTCCTGGCCGGCCCGGCCGCGCCCGCGCCGCGAGGGCGGCCTGCTGGAGCGCTTCGACGCGGCGATGCCGTTCGAGCTGACCGAGGGCCAGGCCAAGGTCGGCGAGGAGATCGCGTCCGACCTGGGCACGCCGCACCCGATGCACCGGCTGTTGCAGGGCGAGGTCGGCTCCGGCAAGACGCTGGTCGCGGTGCGCGCGATGCTCCAGGTGGTGGACGCGGGCGGCCAGGCCGTGCTGCTCGCGCCGACCGAGGTGCTGGCCGCGCAGCACTACCGCGGCATCGCGGAGCTGCTCGGCCCGCTCGGCCGGGCCGGCGAGCTGGACTCCGACCCGGACGCGACGCGCCTGACGCTGGTCACCGGCTCGCTCGGCGCGAAGGCGAAACGCGCCGCGCTGGCCGAGGTCGCGTCCGGGCAGGCCGGCATCGTGGTCGGCACGCACGCGCTGCTCTACGAGGGCGTCGACTTCAAGGACCTGGGCCTGGTCGTGGTGGACGAGCAGCACCGCTTCGGCGTCGAGCAGCGGGACGCGCTGCGCGCCAAGGCCGCGCAGCCGCCGCACGTGCTGGTGATGACCGCCACCCCGATCCCGCGCACGGTCGCGATGACCGTCTTCGGCGACCTGGAGGTCTCGGTCCTGGCCCAGCTGCCGCGCGGCCGCTCGCCGATCGCGTCGCACGTGGTGCCGACCGCGGAGAAGCCCGCGTTCTTCGAGCGCGCCTGGCGGCGCATGCGCGAGGAGGTGCAGAAGGGCCACCAGGGGTACGTGGTGTGTCCGCGGATCGGCTCGGAGGACGGCGACGACGAGGTCGAACCACCCGCCGACGGCTCGGACGCGAAGCGCCCCCCGATCGCGGTGCTGGAGGTCGCGCCGATCCTGGCCGAGGACTTCCTGAAGGGCGTGCGGATCGGCATCCTGCACGGCAAGCTCCCGGCCGACGAGAAGGACGCGGTGATGCGCGCCTACGCCGCCGGCGACATCGACGTGCTGATCGCCACCACCGTGATCGAGGTGGGTGTGAACGTGCCGAACGCGACCGTCATGATCGTGCTGGACGCGGACCGGTTCGGCGTCTCCCAGCTGCACCAGCTGCGCGGGCGGGTCGGCCGGGGCAGCGCGGCCGGGCTCTGCCTGCTGGTCACGGACGCGCTGGAGGGCACGCCCGCGCGGCAGCGGCTGGACGCGGTCGCCTCCACCACCGACGGGTTCCGCCTGGCCGAGCTCGACCTGGAGCAGCGCCGCGAGGGCGACGTGCTGGGCGCCGCGCAGTCCGGCCGCCGTTCGCACCTGCGGCTGCTGTCCCTGCTGCGGGACCAGACAATGATCGCGGAGGCGCGGGCGGAGGCGCTGGCGCTGGTCCGGGACGACCCGGAGCTGGACCGGCACCCGGCTCTGGCCGCGTCCGTCGCCGCGCTCGTCGACGACGAGCGCGCCGAATACCTGGAGAAGGGCTGA
- a CDS encoding DUF952 domain-containing protein: MILHFCTAEAWAAAQRAGEYTADTLATEGFIHCSTAAQVHLPATALARGRTDLVLLEIDESRLPEPPRWELGEGTDMEFPHVYGPIPVHAVIAVHPYPPEPDGSFAPPKGLV, encoded by the coding sequence ATGATCCTGCACTTCTGCACCGCGGAGGCCTGGGCGGCCGCGCAGCGCGCGGGGGAGTACACGGCGGACACGCTGGCCACCGAGGGCTTCATCCACTGTTCGACGGCCGCGCAGGTGCACCTCCCGGCCACCGCGTTGGCCCGCGGCCGCACCGACCTGGTGCTGCTGGAGATCGACGAGTCCCGCCTGCCGGAGCCGCCGCGCTGGGAGCTCGGCGAGGGTACGGACATGGAGTTCCCGCACGTCTACGGCCCGATCCCGGTGCACGCGGTGATCGCGGTGCATCCGTACCCGCCGGAGCCGGACGGCTCCTTCGCACCCCCGAAGGGACTCGTGTGA
- the rsmD gene encoding 16S rRNA (guanine(966)-N(2))-methyltransferase RsmD, producing the protein MTRIVAGALGGRRLTVPVGSHTRPTSDRVREALFNTLETLIDLDGARVADLYAGSGAVGLEALSRGAAHALLIEHDAKAGRIIRGNIAALDARDRAVLQPAKVGTALLAGPAGEPYDLVFADPPYPMPDLEVLEMLAALVEHGWLAEDAVVVVERSSRGAGLAWVEGITAVRSRKYGETTLWYGRRS; encoded by the coding sequence GTGACCAGGATCGTCGCCGGCGCGCTGGGCGGGCGGCGGCTCACCGTGCCCGTCGGCTCGCACACCCGGCCCACCTCCGACCGGGTGCGCGAGGCGCTGTTCAACACGCTGGAGACGCTGATCGACCTGGACGGCGCCCGGGTCGCGGACCTCTACGCCGGCTCCGGCGCGGTCGGGCTGGAGGCGCTGTCCCGGGGCGCCGCGCACGCGCTGCTGATCGAGCACGACGCCAAGGCCGGGCGGATCATCCGGGGCAACATCGCGGCGCTCGACGCGCGTGACCGGGCCGTGCTGCAGCCGGCGAAGGTCGGGACCGCGCTGCTCGCCGGGCCGGCCGGAGAGCCCTACGACCTGGTGTTCGCGGACCCGCCGTACCCGATGCCGGATCTCGAGGTGCTGGAGATGCTGGCCGCGCTGGTGGAGCACGGCTGGCTCGCGGAGGACGCAGTGGTGGTCGTCGAGCGTTCCAGCCGCGGTGCCGGTCTTGCCTGGGTGGAGGGCATCACTGCGGTCCGCAGCCGGAAGTACGGCGAGACCACTCTTTGGTACGGTCGCCGATCATGA
- the coaD gene encoding pantetheine-phosphate adenylyltransferase, protein MTSAVCPGSFDPVTNGHLDIIGRASRLFDEVIVGVLINQSKLGLFTIEERIELLTEVTSSYGNVRVASFQGLLVDFCRAQQAGVVVKGLRAVSDFDYELQMAQMNIGLAGVETLFMPTNPLYSFLSSSLVKEVAKWGGDVSAHVPDVVDRRLRARLRQA, encoded by the coding sequence ATGACGAGCGCTGTGTGCCCCGGATCCTTCGATCCCGTGACCAACGGCCATCTGGACATCATCGGCCGCGCCAGCCGGCTCTTCGACGAGGTGATCGTCGGAGTGCTGATCAACCAGTCCAAGCTCGGCCTCTTCACCATCGAGGAGCGCATCGAGCTGCTCACCGAGGTGACCTCCTCGTACGGCAACGTGCGGGTGGCCTCGTTCCAGGGCCTGCTGGTCGACTTCTGCCGGGCGCAGCAGGCGGGCGTGGTGGTCAAGGGCCTGCGCGCGGTCAGCGACTTCGACTACGAGCTGCAGATGGCCCAGATGAACATCGGGCTGGCCGGCGTGGAGACGCTGTTCATGCCGACGAACCCGCTGTACTCGTTCCTCTCCTCCAGTCTGGTCAAGGAGGTGGCGAAGTGGGGCGGCGACGTCTCCGCGCACGTCCCGGACGTGGTGGACCGCCGGCTGCGGGCTCGCCTGCGCCAGGCGTGA
- a CDS encoding YceD family protein — protein sequence MPKNPENHLDPRSPLVLDTVELPRRPGAMREISRVVEAPADLGVEMIGVAKGAEISLDLRLESVSEGVLVSGSVSGPITGECGRCLRTIDDSLTVTIQELYAYENSATDETTDEDEVGRMQGDLIDLEPAVRDAVVLALPTNPLCRDDCPGLCSECGVHWDDLPDDHNHDQVDPRWAALHNLTNTEE from the coding sequence ATGCCTAAGAACCCTGAGAATCACCTCGACCCCCGGTCGCCGCTCGTGCTCGACACCGTCGAGCTGCCGCGCCGTCCTGGTGCCATGCGTGAGATCAGCCGGGTCGTCGAGGCGCCGGCGGATCTCGGCGTGGAGATGATCGGCGTGGCGAAGGGTGCCGAGATCAGCCTGGACCTGCGGCTGGAGTCGGTGTCCGAGGGCGTGCTCGTGTCGGGGTCCGTGTCCGGGCCGATCACCGGCGAGTGCGGCCGATGCCTGCGCACGATCGACGACTCGTTGACCGTCACGATCCAAGAGCTGTATGCGTACGAGAACAGCGCCACGGACGAGACGACCGACGAAGATGAAGTTGGCCGGATGCAGGGCGATCTGATCGACCTGGAGCCGGCCGTGCGGGACGCGGTGGTGCTGGCCCTGCCGACCAACCCGCTGTGCCGCGACGACTGCCCAGGGTTGTGCTCCGAGTGCGGGGTGCACTGGGACGATCTGCCCGACGATCACAATCACGATCAGGTCGACCCACGCTGGGCCGCCTTGCACAACCTGACCAACACCGAGGAGTAA
- the rpmF gene encoding 50S ribosomal protein L32 has product MAVPKRKMSRSNTRSRRAQWKTSAVATVACPQCRSPKLPHTACNTCGTYNGRQVLEV; this is encoded by the coding sequence GTGGCCGTCCCGAAGCGCAAGATGTCGCGCAGCAACACCCGGTCGCGCCGGGCGCAGTGGAAGACCTCGGCGGTCGCGACCGTTGCCTGCCCGCAGTGCCGCTCGCCGAAGCTGCCCCACACGGCGTGCAACACCTGCGGCACGTACAACGGTCGTCAGGTCCTCGAGGTCTGA
- a CDS encoding phosphate acyltransferase PlsX: MPGASAPFTEPGTARIAVDLLGGDSAPAVVVDGALRACRVDPDLHLLLVGPSEVADEIIHALPPYDRARVAVRGARRAVAMADAPASGGRADTTVRSAAAAVAEGHADAMTSAGPSGAVVTAAVLGFGRMPGIRRPALAATLPAAHGPVLLLDVGASIEASPTTLVQHGLLGVAYATAVLGVPAPRLGLLSIGTEPGKGDHPRRAADLALAERALPGAARYAGLVEGYEIATGELADVVVTDGFTGNVLLKGVEGVYGSTASDETPPRAAALLGVGGTVVVCHGAASGADLASGIALAADLHRRAATAAMCALIGDAHE; encoded by the coding sequence CTGCCCGGTGCCTCGGCTCCTTTCACGGAGCCGGGCACCGCGCGGATCGCCGTCGACCTCCTCGGCGGGGATTCCGCACCCGCCGTCGTGGTTGACGGCGCTCTGCGAGCGTGCCGGGTCGATCCCGACCTGCATCTTCTGCTCGTCGGCCCCTCCGAGGTGGCCGACGAGATCATTCATGCCCTCCCGCCGTACGACCGGGCCCGGGTTGCCGTCCGCGGCGCCCGGCGCGCGGTCGCGATGGCGGACGCCCCGGCGAGCGGGGGCCGCGCCGACACCACGGTGCGGTCGGCCGCCGCCGCGGTCGCGGAGGGCCACGCGGACGCGATGACGTCCGCCGGTCCGAGCGGCGCCGTCGTCACGGCCGCCGTGCTCGGCTTCGGGCGCATGCCCGGCATCCGCCGTCCCGCGCTGGCCGCCACGTTGCCGGCCGCGCACGGGCCGGTGCTGCTGCTCGACGTGGGCGCCTCGATCGAGGCGAGCCCGACCACCCTGGTCCAGCACGGGCTGCTCGGCGTCGCGTACGCCACGGCCGTCCTCGGCGTGCCCGCGCCGCGCCTGGGCCTGCTCTCCATCGGCACCGAACCCGGCAAGGGCGACCATCCCCGGCGGGCCGCCGACCTCGCGCTGGCCGAGCGCGCGCTGCCCGGCGCCGCGCGGTACGCCGGCCTGGTCGAGGGTTACGAGATCGCCACCGGCGAGCTCGCCGACGTCGTGGTGACCGACGGCTTCACCGGCAACGTGCTGCTCAAGGGCGTCGAGGGCGTTTACGGCTCGACCGCCTCCGACGAGACCCCGCCCCGCGCCGCCGCCCTCCTCGGCGTCGGCGGGACCGTGGTCGTCTGTCACGGCGCCGCCTCCGGCGCCGACCTGGCCTCGGGCATCGCCCTGGCCGCCGACCTCCATCGACGCGCCGCCACGGCGGCCATGTGCGCACTTATCGGAGATGCTCATGAGTGA
- the rnc gene encoding ribonuclease III has product MTDREKRRRPSVGHLESAFGVSIDPELLERALTHRSYAYENGGLPTNERLEFLGDSVLGVVITTALFTDHPDLPEGKLAKLRASVVNMTALADVARTLGPDGLGAYLFLGKGEETTGGRDKASILADTLEALLGAIYLQHGLDVAAKVIHKLFDPLMAASSKQGPSLDWKTSLQELTASLGLGVPEYRIDEAGPDHAKTFTAWVVVAGERYGGAEGKSKKQAEQRAAEAAWRNLSDQGPHSLSADADGSP; this is encoded by the coding sequence ATGACCGACCGGGAGAAACGGCGCCGGCCGTCGGTCGGGCACCTGGAGTCCGCCTTCGGTGTGTCGATCGACCCTGAGCTGCTGGAACGCGCTCTGACCCACCGGTCGTACGCGTACGAGAACGGCGGCCTGCCCACCAACGAGCGGCTGGAGTTCCTCGGCGACTCCGTGCTCGGCGTCGTGATCACCACCGCGCTCTTCACCGACCACCCGGACCTGCCCGAGGGCAAGCTGGCGAAGCTGCGCGCCAGCGTGGTCAACATGACCGCGCTCGCGGACGTGGCCCGCACGCTCGGCCCGGACGGGCTCGGCGCGTACCTCTTCCTGGGCAAGGGCGAGGAGACCACCGGCGGGCGGGACAAGGCCAGCATCCTGGCGGACACGCTGGAGGCGCTGCTCGGCGCGATCTACCTCCAGCACGGGCTGGACGTCGCGGCCAAGGTGATCCACAAGCTGTTCGACCCGCTGATGGCCGCGTCCTCGAAGCAGGGCCCGAGCCTGGACTGGAAGACCAGCCTGCAGGAGCTGACCGCGTCGCTCGGCCTGGGCGTGCCGGAGTACCGGATCGACGAGGCCGGCCCGGACCACGCGAAGACGTTCACCGCCTGGGTCGTGGTGGCCGGTGAGCGGTACGGCGGCGCCGAGGGCAAGAGCAAGAAGCAGGCCGAGCAGCGAGCCGCGGAGGCGGCCTGGCGCAACCTGTCCGATCAGGGCCCACACTCGCTGAGCGCGGACGCCGACGGGTCACCGTGA